The following are encoded together in the Cicer arietinum cultivar CDC Frontier isolate Library 1 chromosome 2, Cicar.CDCFrontier_v2.0, whole genome shotgun sequence genome:
- the LOC101498895 gene encoding metal tolerance protein 4-like, which yields MEGNSRLRPLLGNNNHDLNSFNSLTTTFLSKLPDKVHSLILQTDSSFDFDPHISTSTPLSKGEKEYYERQFATLKSFEEVDSIVTSNPIDVDDIEKQAQHERAMKISNYANAALLALKIYVTIRTGSMAIAASTLDSLLDFMAGGILWFTHLSMKNINKYKYPIGKLRMQPVGIIIFAAVMATLGFQVLMTAVEQLIENNPSEKMSYEQLVWLYSIMIFATVVKLALWLYCKNSGNKIVLAYVDDHHFDVVTNVVGLVAALLGDKFYWWIDPVGAILLAIYTILNWSGSVMKNAVSLVGQSAPSEVLQKLTYLVIMHSQIKRIDTVRAYSFGVLYFVEVDIELPEDLPLKEAHMIGESLQIKLEKLPEVERAFVHLDFECEHKPEHSVLSKLPDTQP from the exons ATGGAGGGAAATTCAAGATTGAGGCCATTATTGGGGAATAATAACCACGATCTGAACTCTTTTAATTCGCTTACAACAACTTTCTTATCAAAGTTGCCTGATAAGGTCCATTCTTTGATCCTCCAGACTGACTCTTCCTTTGACTTTGATCCTCATATCTCCACATCCACCCCCTTAAGCAAAG GGGAGAAAGAATACTATGAAAGACAATTTGCTACTCTTAAATCATTTGAGGAAGTTGACTCGATAGTAACCTCGAACCCCATCGATGTAGACGACATAGAAAAACAGGCTCAACATGAACGAGCAATGAAGATTTCTAACTATGCAAATGCAGCTTTGTTGGCCTTAAAG ATTTATGTGACAATTAGGACTGGATCTATGGCTATTGCTGCTTCAACATTGGATTCTTTACTTGATTTCATGGCTGGTGGCATACTTTGGTTCACTCACCTTTCAATGAAGAACATAAATAAGTACAAATACCCTATTGGAAAGTTGAGAATGCAACCAGTGGGAATTATTATCTTTGCAGCTGTCATGGCAACACTTG GCTTTCAGGTACTAATGACTGCTGTAGAACAGCTAATAGAAAACAATCCTTCTGAGAAGATGTCTTATGAACAACTAGTTTGGTTATATTCTATTATGATATTTGCAACAGTGGTTAAGCTTGCACTATGGCTTTACTGTAAAAACTCAGGAAACAAGATTGTGCTTGCCTATGTAGAT GATCACCACTTTGATGTTGTGACAAATGTGGTTGGATTAGTTGCAGCTCTTCTTGGTGATAAATTTTACTGGTGGATTGATCCTGTTGGTGCTATTTTACTTGCAATTTACACTATTTTAAATTGGTCTGGTAGTGTTATGAAAAATGCAG TTTCACTAGTAGGACAATCTGCACCTTCTGAAGTTCTGCAGAAGTTGACATATCTTGTTATAATGCATTCTCAAATTAAGCGCATTGATACTGTTCGCGCTTACTCATTTGGAGTTCTATACTTTGTGGAG GTTGACATTGAACTGCCAGAGGATTTGCCTTTAAAAGAAGCACATATGATTGGAGAAAGTCTACAAATAAAGCTTGAGAAACTTCCAGAAGTTGAGAGAGCATTTGTTCATCTAGACTTTGAATGTGAGCACAAACCAGAACACTCGGTTCTTAGTAAACTACCAGATACTCAGCCTTAA
- the LOC101499221 gene encoding cytochrome b-c1 complex subunit 8-2, mitochondrial, with the protein MGKNIIPVKSVVYALSPFQQKIMPGLWKDLPTKIHHKVSENWISAILLVAPVVGTYSYAMHFKEQEKLHHRY; encoded by the exons ATGGGGAAAAATATTATTCCGGTGAAATCTGTGGTGTATGCTCTATCTCCTTTCCAACAGAAAATCATGCCCGGTCTCTGGAAGGATTTGCCTACCAAAATTCATCACAAAGTCTCCGAAAATTGGATCAGCGCCATTCTCTTAGTTGCTCCCGTCGTCGGCACCTACTC GTATGCTATGCACTTCAAGGAACAAGAGAAGCTGCACCACAGGTACTGA